A single region of the bacterium genome encodes:
- the secA gene encoding preprotein translocase subunit SecA, producing MLKLFQGLLGDQSEKIVRRYRDELVPQVNGLEEDFAGLEDARLREKMDELRGRAAGGEPLADLMVETFALVREAAKRALGQRHHDVQLIGGAVLFIGKIAEMRTGEGKTLVATLPLVLNALEGRGGHLVTPNDYLSRIGAGWMGPIYHLLGLRVGVITHEFGGLYDPSFTDPAHADERLRHFRPVPRHEAYLADVTYGTNNEFGFDYLRDNMVLRPEDLVQRELHYAIVDEVDFILIDEARTPLIISGQVEQSVDLYYNFAKLIPRLVDERDYHVDEKLKTATLTEEGTTALEGMLRIDNLTDPRHIELMHHAQQALRAHTLYHKDVEYVVKDGQVIIVDEFTGRLMFGRRYSDGLHQAIEAKEGVKIEKESQTLATITFQNYFRMYHKLAGMTGTAKTEEAELTQIYNLPVVAIPTHRPMVREDQADLVYKHEKAKVAAVADEIGEEHKKGRPVLVGTRSIEKSEALSALLRRRGIPHQVLNAKYHEKEAEIIAQAGRSGAVTIATNMAGRGVDIILGGNPPDAQDGEKVRSLGGLHIVGTERHEARRIDNQLRGRAGRQGDPGSSRFYVALDDELMRLFAGERIAGIMERLGIEDDVPIEHGLVTRQIENAQKKVESYHFDVRKHVLEYDDVMNVQRKVIYAERRKVLHGESLRENILNFIESLVANMVDVSCSGELRPDEWDLEGLLDDMRTVAPLPAEITAESLRGLAVDEVRERLAGAALAAYEAKEQALGPETMRELERLILLQTMDRKWIDHLYAMDALREGIGLRAYAQVSPLIEYQKEGFALFEQMKDEIQEETVKFLYVVEVQPAQAPALAGAGRPGYRVTAESGGSAPAGGDRRPRPAASAGRPMPAGAAAAAGRDGAAAMPLRVPKVGRNDPCPCGSGKKYKKCHGAPSAAS from the coding sequence ATGCTGAAGCTGTTTCAGGGATTGCTGGGGGACCAGAGCGAGAAGATCGTGAGGCGCTACCGCGACGAGCTCGTTCCCCAAGTCAACGGGCTCGAGGAGGACTTCGCCGGCCTCGAAGACGCCCGGCTCCGCGAGAAGATGGACGAGTTGCGCGGGCGGGCGGCGGGCGGCGAACCCCTCGCGGACCTCATGGTCGAGACGTTCGCGCTCGTGCGGGAGGCGGCCAAGCGCGCCCTCGGCCAGCGCCATCACGACGTCCAGTTGATCGGCGGCGCGGTGCTCTTCATCGGCAAGATCGCCGAGATGAGGACCGGCGAAGGCAAGACGCTCGTCGCGACGCTGCCGCTCGTGCTGAACGCCCTCGAGGGGCGCGGCGGCCATCTGGTCACCCCCAACGACTACCTGTCGCGCATCGGCGCCGGCTGGATGGGGCCGATCTACCACCTCCTCGGGCTTCGGGTCGGCGTGATCACGCACGAGTTTGGCGGCCTCTACGACCCGTCGTTTACCGATCCCGCGCACGCCGACGAGCGCCTGCGCCACTTCCGGCCCGTTCCGCGGCACGAGGCGTATCTCGCCGACGTCACCTACGGGACCAACAACGAGTTCGGGTTCGACTATCTCCGCGACAACATGGTGCTGCGGCCCGAGGACCTCGTGCAGCGGGAGCTGCACTACGCGATCGTCGACGAGGTCGACTTCATCCTCATCGACGAGGCGCGCACCCCGCTCATCATCTCCGGCCAGGTCGAGCAGTCCGTCGATCTGTACTACAACTTCGCCAAGTTGATCCCCCGCCTCGTCGATGAGCGCGACTACCACGTCGACGAGAAACTGAAGACGGCGACGCTCACCGAGGAGGGCACGACGGCGCTCGAGGGCATGCTGCGGATCGACAACCTGACCGATCCGCGGCACATTGAGCTGATGCACCACGCGCAGCAGGCGCTGCGCGCGCACACCCTCTACCACAAGGACGTCGAGTACGTCGTCAAGGACGGGCAGGTTATCATCGTCGACGAGTTCACCGGGCGCCTGATGTTCGGGCGGCGCTACAGCGACGGTCTGCATCAGGCGATCGAGGCGAAGGAAGGCGTCAAGATCGAGAAGGAGAGCCAGACCCTCGCCACGATCACGTTCCAGAACTACTTTCGGATGTACCACAAGCTGGCCGGCATGACCGGCACGGCGAAGACGGAAGAGGCCGAGCTCACCCAGATCTACAACCTGCCGGTGGTCGCGATCCCGACGCACCGTCCGATGGTACGCGAGGACCAGGCGGATTTGGTCTACAAGCACGAGAAGGCCAAGGTCGCCGCGGTCGCGGACGAGATCGGCGAGGAGCACAAGAAGGGGCGCCCGGTGCTCGTCGGTACGCGCTCCATCGAGAAGAGCGAGGCGCTGTCCGCGCTGCTGCGGCGCCGCGGCATTCCCCACCAGGTGCTCAACGCCAAGTATCACGAGAAGGAGGCGGAGATCATCGCCCAGGCGGGCCGGTCGGGCGCGGTGACGATCGCCACCAACATGGCCGGCCGCGGGGTCGACATCATCCTCGGCGGCAACCCGCCGGACGCGCAGGACGGCGAGAAGGTGCGCAGCCTCGGCGGGCTGCACATCGTCGGCACGGAGCGCCACGAGGCCCGGCGGATCGACAACCAGCTCCGCGGCCGCGCGGGGCGGCAGGGCGATCCCGGCTCCTCGCGGTTCTACGTCGCGCTCGACGACGAACTGATGCGCCTGTTCGCCGGCGAGCGGATCGCCGGCATCATGGAGCGGCTCGGCATCGAAGACGACGTGCCGATCGAGCACGGCCTCGTGACCCGCCAGATCGAAAACGCCCAGAAGAAAGTCGAGTCGTACCACTTCGACGTCCGCAAGCACGTCCTCGAGTACGACGACGTGATGAACGTGCAGCGCAAGGTGATCTATGCTGAGCGTCGCAAAGTGCTGCACGGCGAATCGCTGCGCGAGAACATCCTCAATTTCATCGAGAGTCTGGTCGCCAACATGGTCGACGTGTCCTGCTCGGGCGAGCTGCGCCCCGACGAGTGGGACCTGGAAGGGCTGCTCGACGACATGCGGACGGTCGCGCCGCTGCCGGCGGAGATCACGGCCGAGTCGCTCCGGGGACTGGCAGTGGACGAGGTGCGGGAACGCCTCGCCGGCGCCGCGCTGGCGGCCTACGAGGCGAAGGAGCAGGCGCTCGGGCCGGAGACGATGCGCGAGCTCGAGCGGCTGATTCTCCTGCAGACGATGGACCGCAAATGGATCGACCACCTGTACGCGATGGACGCGCTCCGCGAAGGCATCGGGCTCCGCGCCTACGCGCAGGTCAGCCCGTTGATCGAGTATCAAAAGGAAGGGTTCGCGCTGTTCGAGCAAATGAAGGACGAGATCCAGGAGGAAACCGTCAAGTTTCTGTACGTGGTCGAGGTCCAGCCGGCGCAGGCTC
- a CDS encoding polysaccharide deacetylase family protein, producing the protein MPSRALFAGRLRAALFAAAFAFAGMGAAGGPASPAAGGSPSAAPPRWRVPILMYHMVDTDVPPRDLITLHLTVIAPAFEAQLKLLRGAGYRPLSLDDVWGGLNGRTPPPRGIVLTFDDGYLDNYTVAFPILKKYGWTGTFFVVTSTIGTRGHMTKAQLDEMSRAGMAIESHGQHHIDFSRLPLGLARTELAESKRIIAGWSGQPVAFFAYPAGRFTPSLERLLGNLGYHAAVTEVPGFTDASSRPFALERVRVDHDDSLSSFARKLDITPPP; encoded by the coding sequence ATGCCGAGTCGCGCATTGTTCGCCGGCCGTCTGCGCGCCGCGCTGTTCGCGGCGGCATTCGCATTTGCCGGAATGGGCGCGGCGGGCGGCCCCGCCTCGCCCGCCGCCGGTGGATCGCCGTCGGCCGCGCCGCCGCGCTGGCGCGTGCCCATCTTGATGTATCACATGGTCGATACGGACGTGCCCCCGCGCGACCTCATCACGCTGCACCTGACGGTGATCGCGCCGGCGTTCGAGGCGCAGCTCAAGCTGCTGCGCGGGGCCGGCTACCGCCCGTTGAGCCTCGACGACGTGTGGGGCGGCCTCAACGGCCGTACGCCGCCGCCGCGCGGGATCGTGCTGACCTTCGACGACGGCTACCTCGACAACTACACCGTAGCGTTTCCGATTCTGAAGAAGTACGGGTGGACCGGCACCTTTTTCGTGGTCACGTCGACGATCGGCACGCGGGGCCACATGACGAAGGCGCAGCTGGACGAGATGTCCCGCGCCGGGATGGCGATCGAGTCACACGGCCAGCACCACATCGACTTCTCGCGGCTGCCGCTCGGCCTGGCGCGCACGGAGCTCGCCGAGAGCAAGCGGATCATCGCCGGCTGGAGCGGGCAGCCCGTCGCGTTCTTCGCCTATCCGGCCGGGCGCTTCACCCCGTCGCTTGAGCGGCTGCTCGGCAACCTCGGGTATCACGCCGCCGTGACGGAGGTCCCGGGCTTCACCGACGCCTCGAGTCGGCCGTTCGCGCTCGAACGCGTCCGCGTGGATCACGATGATTCGCTGTCGTCGTTTGCGCGGAAACTCGACATCACACCCCCACCGTGA
- a CDS encoding transporter substrate-binding domain-containing protein has translation MAIRRGVMLAMVMMLVAAACAPRTAREAPPLPPAPHPPGAGPSLDAIRSAGRLRVAADLSSPPMAFRDASGPRGFDVDVVTLIAQALGVRADIVDTPLAAMREGLPPGADLAAGALSAGLVPGLATEPYGDAAPVIVWGAKTSGGTSAELRGRRVAAAAGSPGERLARDAGAFVVTTYLPEQSLAMVAEGRVDAAVAGGPEALGFVSGGTGLRASAAGGPSVPLALIVRPGADDLAAYVSGAVRELRGNGGLDRLRRRWRL, from the coding sequence ATGGCGATCCGACGCGGTGTGATGCTCGCGATGGTGATGATGCTCGTCGCGGCGGCCTGCGCGCCGCGGACCGCCCGGGAGGCTCCGCCGCTGCCGCCGGCGCCGCATCCCCCGGGCGCGGGACCGTCGCTGGATGCGATTCGCAGCGCGGGACGTCTGCGGGTCGCCGCCGATCTCTCGAGTCCGCCGATGGCCTTTCGTGATGCGTCGGGGCCGCGCGGCTTTGACGTCGACGTGGTGACGCTGATCGCACAGGCGCTCGGCGTTCGCGCGGACATCGTCGATACGCCGCTCGCCGCGATGCGCGAAGGGTTGCCGCCGGGCGCAGATCTGGCGGCCGGGGCGCTCTCCGCCGGATTGGTGCCGGGACTCGCGACGGAGCCGTACGGCGACGCCGCGCCGGTCATCGTGTGGGGGGCGAAGACGTCGGGCGGGACGAGCGCCGAGCTGCGCGGACGGCGGGTCGCGGCGGCGGCCGGCAGCCCTGGAGAGCGGCTGGCCCGAGACGCCGGGGCGTTCGTGGTGACCACCTATCTGCCGGAGCAGAGTCTGGCAATGGTGGCGGAGGGGCGCGTTGACGCGGCGGTCGCGGGTGGACCGGAAGCGCTCGGCTTCGTGTCTGGCGGGACCGGCTTGAGAGCATCGGCCGCGGGTGGGCCCTCCGTGCCGCTCGCGCTGATCGTCCGGCCCGGCGCCGACGACCTGGCGGCATACGTTTCCGGCGCCGTCCGCGAGCTGCGCGGGAACGGCGGCCTCGATCGGCTGCGCCGCCGGTGGCGTCTGTAA